The Pseudomonas allokribbensis genome has a window encoding:
- the araD1 gene encoding AraD1 family protein — MHLVQFELSNGERRVGVVEGGLVREVQDARTVRDLALAAIEAGGTLAQQVQTLGLGISHDYAELLAKLRILPPLDHPDPAHLLVSGTGLTHLGSASARDKMHQQAGDEAAMTDTMRIFKWGVEGGKPAAGQAGVQPEWFYKGDGSIVVRPGQPFPLPPFAEDAGEEPEMAGLYIIGHDGKPYRLGFAVGNEFSDHVMERKNYLYLAHSKLRSCSYGPELRVGELPQHLAGTSRILRDGEVLWQNEFLSGEANMCHSLANLEYHHFKYRQFLRPGDVHIHFFGTATLSFADGIRTRPGDVFEISQAEFGAPLVNGIAPVEAVFQPDSIGTL; from the coding sequence ATGCATCTGGTTCAATTCGAATTGAGTAACGGCGAGCGCCGCGTCGGGGTCGTCGAGGGCGGTCTGGTGCGTGAAGTGCAGGATGCGCGCACGGTGCGCGATCTGGCACTGGCGGCGATCGAGGCTGGCGGCACGCTGGCGCAACAGGTGCAGACCCTCGGTCTCGGCATCAGCCACGATTACGCCGAACTGTTGGCCAAGCTGCGCATCCTGCCGCCGCTGGATCACCCGGACCCGGCGCACCTGCTGGTCAGCGGCACCGGCCTCACGCACCTCGGTAGCGCGTCGGCCCGAGACAAGATGCACCAGCAGGCCGGCGACGAAGCGGCGATGACCGACACCATGCGCATCTTCAAATGGGGCGTGGAGGGTGGCAAACCAGCAGCGGGGCAGGCCGGCGTACAGCCGGAATGGTTCTACAAGGGCGACGGCAGCATTGTCGTGCGCCCCGGTCAGCCGTTCCCGCTGCCACCGTTTGCCGAAGACGCCGGCGAGGAGCCTGAGATGGCCGGCCTCTACATCATCGGTCACGACGGCAAGCCGTATCGCCTCGGTTTCGCGGTGGGCAACGAGTTCTCCGATCACGTCATGGAGCGCAAGAACTACCTGTACCTGGCCCATTCGAAACTGCGCAGTTGCAGCTACGGCCCGGAGCTGCGCGTGGGTGAATTGCCGCAGCACCTGGCCGGTACCAGCCGCATCCTGCGCGACGGCGAAGTGCTGTGGCAGAACGAATTCCTCAGCGGCGAGGCCAACATGTGCCACAGCCTGGCGAACCTCGAATACCACCACTTCAAGTACCGCCAGTTCCTGCGTCCCGGCGACGTGCACATTCACTTTTTCGGCACGGCGACCCTGTCGTTTGCCGATGGCATCCGCACTCGGCCGGGCGATGTGTTCGAGATCAGCCAGGCCGAATTCGGTGCGCCGCTGGTCAATGGCATCGCCCCGGTTGAAGCCGTTTTTCAACCGGACAGCATCGGCACCCTTTAA
- a CDS encoding aldehyde dehydrogenase (NADP(+)), translating into MTQILGHNYIGGRRSAAGSVKLHSIDATTGEALPHDFIQATQEEVDATAKAAAAAYPTYRSLSAERRAQFLDAIADELDALGDDFVAVVCRETALPAGRIQGERGRTSSQMRLFAKVLRRGDFYGARIDLPLPDRQPLPRPDLRQYRIGLGPVAVFGASNFPLAFSTAGGDTASALAAGCPVVFKAHSGHMATAELVADAVIRAAEKTAMPAGVFNMIYGGGVGEWLVKHPAIQAVGFTGSLRGGRALCDMAAARPQPIPVFAEMSSINPVIVLPQALTVRSETVARDLTASVVQGCGQFCTNPGLVIGIRSPQFTAFVEQVAALIGDQPAQTMLNAGTLGSYGKGLEKLLAHAGIEHLAGNPQQGNQAQPQLFKADASLLIDGDEVLQEEVFGPTTVIVEVADQAQLNAALKGLHGQLTATIIGEPADFVQFPELTPLLEQKVGRILLNGYPTGVEVCDSMVHGGPYPATSDARGTSVGTLAIDRFLRPVCFQNYPDSLLPEPLKNANPLRIQRLVDGKPSREAL; encoded by the coding sequence ATGACTCAGATTCTCGGTCACAACTACATCGGCGGGCGTCGCAGCGCGGCGGGTAGTGTCAAACTGCACAGCATCGATGCCACGACGGGCGAGGCATTGCCTCACGATTTCATCCAGGCGACGCAAGAGGAAGTGGACGCCACTGCCAAAGCGGCGGCTGCTGCGTATCCCACCTATCGCAGCCTGAGCGCCGAGCGCCGTGCGCAGTTTCTCGATGCGATTGCCGATGAGCTGGATGCGCTGGGCGACGATTTCGTCGCAGTGGTCTGTCGCGAAACAGCGTTGCCTGCCGGGCGGATTCAGGGTGAACGCGGACGCACCAGTAGCCAGATGCGGCTGTTCGCCAAAGTGCTGCGGCGCGGTGATTTCTACGGTGCGCGCATCGACCTGCCGTTGCCGGATCGTCAGCCGCTGCCGCGCCCCGATCTGCGTCAATACCGCATCGGCCTCGGGCCTGTGGCGGTGTTCGGTGCCAGTAACTTTCCGCTGGCATTCTCCACCGCTGGCGGCGACACCGCGTCGGCGCTGGCCGCCGGTTGCCCGGTGGTGTTCAAGGCTCACAGCGGCCATATGGCCACGGCCGAGCTCGTGGCTGACGCGGTCATTCGGGCGGCGGAAAAAACCGCGATGCCGGCCGGTGTGTTCAACATGATCTACGGCGGCGGAGTCGGCGAGTGGCTGGTCAAGCATCCGGCGATTCAGGCCGTGGGCTTCACTGGTTCGCTGCGAGGTGGACGGGCACTGTGTGACATGGCCGCCGCGCGTCCACAGCCGATCCCGGTGTTCGCCGAGATGTCGAGCATCAACCCGGTAATCGTTCTGCCCCAGGCCCTGACAGTTCGTTCGGAAACTGTTGCCCGTGATCTGACCGCGTCGGTGGTGCAGGGCTGCGGTCAGTTCTGTACCAACCCGGGTTTGGTGATCGGCATTCGCTCGCCGCAGTTCACGGCGTTCGTTGAGCAGGTCGCGGCGTTGATCGGCGACCAACCGGCGCAAACGATGCTCAATGCCGGCACCCTCGGCAGCTACGGCAAAGGTCTGGAAAAACTGTTGGCGCATGCCGGCATCGAGCATCTGGCCGGTAATCCGCAGCAGGGCAATCAGGCGCAGCCGCAGTTGTTTAAGGCTGATGCCAGCCTGTTGATCGACGGCGATGAAGTGCTTCAGGAAGAAGTGTTCGGCCCGACCACAGTGATCGTTGAAGTGGCGGATCAGGCGCAACTGAACGCGGCGTTGAAGGGGCTTCATGGGCAACTCACCGCGACGATCATCGGCGAGCCGGCGGACTTCGTGCAGTTCCCGGAACTGACGCCGTTGCTGGAACAGAAGGTCGGGCGGATCCTGCTCAACGGTTACCCGACCGGTGTCGAAGTGTGCGATTCGATGGTTCATGGCGGGCCGTATCCGGCGACGTCCGATGCTCGCGGCACCTCGGTCGGCACCCTGGCGATCGATCGTTTCCTGCGCCCGGTGTGCTTCCAGAACTATCCCGACAGCCTGCTGCCGGAACCGCTGAAAAATGCCAACCCGCTGCGCATTCAGCGGCTGGTGGATGGCAAACCCTCGCGCGAGGCTCTCTAA
- a CDS encoding MFS transporter: MSQELRLVRRITLKLIPFLILLYLIAYVDRSAVGFAKLHMGADIGIGDAAYGLGAGLFFIGYFLLEIPSNLMLERFGARRWFARIMITWGAITIGMAFVQGPHSFYVMRFLLGAAEAGFFPGVLYYITQWFPVRHRGKILGLFILSQPIAMMITGPVSGGLLGMDGILGLHGWQWLFIVIGTPAILLTWPVLRWLPDGPQQVKWMDQAEKDWLTGELKKDLQEYGQTRHGNPLHALKDKRVLLLALFYLPVTLSIYGLGLWLPTLIKQFGGSDLVTGFVSSVPYIFGIVGLLIVPRSSDRMNDRYGHLAVLYVLGAIGLFLSAWLSLPVAQLAALCLVAFALFSCTAVFWTLPGRFFAGASAAAGIALINSVGNLGGYIGPFVIGALKEYTGNLASGLYFLSGVMVFGLVLTGIVYRLLERKHVLPVDQFAASARGATRT, encoded by the coding sequence ATGAGCCAGGAACTGCGGCTTGTCCGGCGCATCACGCTGAAACTGATTCCCTTCCTGATCCTGCTGTACCTGATCGCCTATGTGGATCGCTCCGCCGTCGGCTTCGCCAAGCTGCACATGGGCGCCGACATCGGTATCGGCGATGCCGCCTACGGCCTCGGCGCCGGGCTGTTTTTCATTGGCTACTTTCTGCTGGAGATCCCCAGCAACCTGATGCTCGAACGCTTCGGTGCGCGGCGCTGGTTCGCGCGGATCATGATCACCTGGGGCGCGATCACCATCGGCATGGCGTTCGTTCAGGGCCCGCACAGTTTCTACGTGATGCGCTTTCTGCTCGGCGCGGCGGAGGCGGGGTTCTTTCCCGGCGTTCTGTACTACATCACCCAATGGTTCCCGGTGCGCCATCGCGGCAAGATCCTCGGGCTGTTCATCCTTTCCCAACCCATCGCGATGATGATCACCGGCCCCGTGTCCGGCGGCCTGCTGGGCATGGATGGCATTCTCGGTCTGCATGGCTGGCAGTGGCTGTTCATCGTCATCGGCACCCCGGCGATCCTGCTGACCTGGCCGGTGCTGCGCTGGCTGCCGGACGGCCCGCAGCAAGTGAAATGGATGGATCAGGCCGAGAAGGACTGGCTGACAGGCGAGTTGAAAAAGGATCTGCAGGAATACGGCCAGACCCGCCACGGCAATCCGCTGCATGCGCTCAAGGACAAACGCGTGTTGCTGCTGGCGCTGTTCTATCTGCCGGTGACCCTGAGCATCTATGGTCTGGGCCTGTGGCTGCCGACCCTGATCAAACAGTTCGGCGGCAGCGATCTGGTGACCGGTTTCGTGTCGTCGGTGCCATACATCTTCGGCATTGTCGGGCTGCTGATCGTGCCGCGCAGTTCCGACCGCATGAACGATCGCTACGGGCATCTGGCGGTGCTCTATGTGCTGGGCGCCATCGGCCTGTTCCTCAGTGCCTGGTTGTCCTTGCCGGTGGCGCAACTGGCGGCGTTGTGTCTGGTGGCGTTCGCGCTGTTTTCCTGCACGGCGGTGTTCTGGACCTTGCCAGGGCGCTTCTTCGCCGGTGCCAGTGCGGCGGCGGGTATTGCCTTGATCAACTCGGTGGGCAACCTCGGCGGTTACATCGGACCGTTCGTGATCGGCGCGTTGAAGGAATACACCGGCAACCTCGCTTCGGGCCTGTACTTCCTGTCCGGGGTGATGGTGTTCGGGCTGGTTCTGACGGGCATCGTCTATCGCTTGCTGGAGCGCAAACACGTATTGCCGGTTGATCAGTTCGCCGCCAGTGCTCGCGGTGCGACCCGCACCTGA